A portion of the Malania oleifera isolate guangnan ecotype guangnan chromosome 3, ASM2987363v1, whole genome shotgun sequence genome contains these proteins:
- the LOC131151213 gene encoding uncharacterized protein LOC131151213, translating to MGVLDLIILKKIDVLSILETKLNSRKMEDFMKKRLANKCNVNNFDVHEASRILVVWNPKKSRIQVLDKSPQFVLSTSYSLSVNGGLYGFFEGKKKLRQGDPLSPILFVVCMEYLSRLLKNLESDRDYKFHPKCGDLKISHLAFADDLILFARGDYSSVKKIMECLGDLSDCSGLRANLFKSNMIDGLLDSWPRHTISYAGKLELINFVIQGVDYFWLSIFLIPYSVLAHIVKLCRAFLWGGRRRPLVAWKDVCLPKQKGGLGVMDLKFWNKALLTRTFGNIRNKKDALWSKDITSAEIKLKQWDMDRQFKCFDAYQFWRNKGRRVLWLYSMVGNHLRGQLGISISTSTIKASLKWLHKEARGTGIQAVAKKACFATTTYYLWHFRNESKFEGLLLNRMSLSK from the exons ATGGGGGTGTTGGACCTCATTATATTGAAGAAGATTGATGTGCTTAGTATCTTGGAAACGAAGTTGAATAGTAGAAAGATGGAGGACTTTATGAAGAAAAGATTAGCCAATAAGTGTAATGTCAACAACTTTGATGTTCATGAAGCTAGTAGAATTTTGGTAGTTTGGAATCCTAAAAAGTCTAGAATCCAAGTGTTAGACAAATCACCTCAG TTTGTTTTATCTACTTCTTACTCCCTCTCTGTCAATGGGGGTTTATATGGTTTCTTCGAGGGGAAGAAGAAGCTTAGACAGGGTGATCCCCTATCCCCTATTTTATTTGTTGTTTGCATGGAATATCTTTCGAGGCTTTTAAAGAACCTGGAGAGTGACCGAGACTATAAATTTCACCCCAAGTGTGGAGATCTTAAGATTTCTCACCTTGCTTTTGCTGATGACCTAATCTTGTTTGCAAGGGGTGACTATTCTTCAGTTAAGAAGATTATGGAGTGCTTGGGAGACTTATCTGATTGTTCAGGGCTGAGGGCAAACTTGTTTAAATCAAATAT GATTGATGGTCTTTTAGACTCCTGGCCAAGGCACACTATATCCTATGCTGGAAAGCTTGAGCTCATAAATTTTGTGATACAAGGGGTTGACTATTTTTGGCTTTCTATTTTCCTTATTCCCTATTCTGTTTTGGCTCACATCGTCAAACTTTGTAGGGCTTTCTTGTGGGGTGGTAGGAGGAGGCCTTTGGTTGCATGGAAGGATGTTTGCTTGCCTAAACAAAAGGGAGGACTTGGGGTTATGGACCTAAAATTTTGGAACAAGGCTCTCCTCACTAGGACCTTTGGGAATATTCGCAACAAAAAGGATGCTCTTTGGTCAAA AGACATTACCAGTGCTGAGATCAAGTTAAAACAATGGGATATGGATAGGCAATTCAAGTGCTTTGATGCATACCAGTTCTGGAGAAATAAAGGAAGAAGAGTTCTATG GTTGTACTCAATGGTTGGGAACCATCTAAGGGGCCAGTTGGGAATTTCTATAAGTACGTCAACTATCAAGGCTAGccttaaatggctacataaggaGGCCAGAGGTACTGGAATTCAAGCGGTAGCCAAGAAAGCTTGCTTCGCCACTACAACGTACTACTTGTGGCATTTTAGAAACGAAAGTAAATTTGAGGGGCTGTTACTCAACCGAATGTCATTGTCAAAGTGA